The following coding sequences are from one Actinomycetota bacterium window:
- the aroB gene encoding 3-dehydroquinate synthase, which produces MERLMAAGSQVFVGSDLLASPLPSRSDRSGAVIFTQPGARDVAERVAKHLEAPVRVFPDGERAKTLAVAAATYRWLDDIGLDRQGTIVVVGGGTVCDVGGFVASTYLRGIEVVSVPTTLLAAVDAAIGGKTAVNLEAKNQVGTFWEPSRILVDLDVLRGLPRRLVREGMAEIAKAGMIGDEDLVVELEEHGLQASLEKIVPAAIRVKAKIVTEDLRETGLRTVLNYGHTVGHAVERVVGLSHGESVSIGMAAAAHIAESVLGFGQADRQLALLESLELPTTCRADLAKVMHMLRKDKKRDGSLIRMVLLRAIGEPEIVAVDDAAVSSVLSDTLR; this is translated from the coding sequence ATGGAGAGGCTGATGGCCGCCGGCAGCCAGGTGTTCGTCGGGAGTGACCTTCTCGCTTCCCCGCTTCCATCACGCTCCGACCGCTCCGGTGCCGTGATCTTCACCCAGCCCGGAGCGCGGGACGTGGCCGAACGTGTGGCCAAGCATCTGGAAGCTCCCGTTCGCGTGTTCCCTGACGGGGAACGGGCCAAGACCCTTGCCGTGGCGGCCGCCACATATCGGTGGCTCGACGATATCGGATTGGATCGCCAGGGAACGATCGTTGTGGTCGGCGGTGGGACGGTCTGCGACGTCGGGGGTTTCGTGGCATCGACGTATCTGCGCGGGATCGAAGTCGTCTCTGTGCCCACAACACTCCTTGCGGCAGTCGACGCGGCAATCGGCGGGAAGACCGCGGTGAACCTCGAGGCAAAGAATCAGGTCGGAACCTTCTGGGAACCGAGCAGGATCCTCGTGGACCTCGATGTGCTGCGTGGCCTTCCTCGTCGTCTGGTTCGTGAGGGGATGGCGGAGATCGCGAAAGCCGGAATGATCGGGGACGAAGACCTGGTGGTCGAACTCGAGGAGCATGGGTTGCAGGCATCTCTCGAGAAGATCGTGCCGGCGGCGATCCGTGTCAAGGCCAAGATCGTGACCGAGGATCTGCGTGAAACGGGCTTGCGAACGGTGCTCAACTACGGCCACACCGTCGGCCATGCCGTCGAACGGGTTGTGGGTCTCTCGCACGGCGAGTCGGTCTCGATCGGTATGGCGGCTGCCGCACACATCGCCGAGTCGGTGCTGGGGTTCGGCCAGGCGGACCGGCAGCTCGCGCTGCTGGAGAGCCTGGAGTTGCCGACGACCTGCAGGGCGGATCTCGCAAAGGTGATGCACATGCTGAGAAAAGACAAGAAGCGAGACGGATCGCTGATCCGCATGGTCCTGCTGCGAGCGATCGGCGAACCAGAGATCGTCGCGGTCGACGATGCGGCCGTGTCCTCGGTGTTGTCGGATACACTCAGGTGA
- a CDS encoding AAA family ATPase, whose product MLWLIGMMGSGKSTIGAEVAERLGLEFVDMDVLHEQRWGSIVSQWASVGESGFREREALLVAEVAARPAPAVVATGGGAITSAAAVDLMRTSGTVVWLKAPPDTLASRLVEGPRRPILEKRALQDIYRERHEIYRAAAHHIVQTDGLSTEDVVEEVVTAWRG is encoded by the coding sequence ATGCTCTGGCTCATCGGGATGATGGGATCCGGCAAGAGCACGATCGGTGCAGAAGTGGCAGAGCGCCTCGGTCTGGAATTCGTGGACATGGATGTCTTGCACGAGCAGCGTTGGGGTTCGATCGTATCCCAGTGGGCATCGGTCGGAGAGTCGGGCTTTCGCGAGAGGGAAGCGTTGTTGGTGGCCGAGGTCGCGGCCCGTCCGGCTCCTGCCGTCGTCGCGACGGGAGGCGGAGCGATCACGTCGGCGGCCGCGGTGGATCTGATGCGGACCTCGGGAACGGTGGTCTGGTTGAAAGCACCGCCCGATACGCTCGCGAGCCGGCTCGTCGAAGGCCCACGGCGGCCGATCCTCGAGAAGCGCGCCCTGCAGGACATATACCGTGAGCGCCACGAGATTTACAGGGCGGCAGCGCATCACATCGTGCAGACGGATGGCCTGTCGACAGAGGACGTCGTGGAAGAAGTGGTGACCGCATGGAGAGGCTGA
- a CDS encoding chorismate synthase, whose translation GVEAPKGAAPQPEDRDRLDASPVRVLDTTAAESMMEAIDSAKADRDTLGGIIEVLAYDVPAGLGSYTQWDRRLDGLLAQAILSIPAIKGVEVGDAYEQASVRGSDAHDEIIPGYGRATNRAGGVEGGTSNGQPIRVRAAMKPLPTLMQPLASVDVATGQTVPALRERSDVCAVPAAAVVAEQMVAIILAQEAQRAFGGATVADMQAAANAYRRRLTEF comes from the coding sequence GGCGTCGAGGCACCGAAGGGCGCCGCACCGCAGCCGGAGGATCGCGACCGGCTCGATGCATCTCCCGTACGCGTGCTCGACACGACGGCGGCCGAGTCGATGATGGAGGCCATCGACTCCGCCAAGGCCGATCGCGACACGTTGGGTGGGATCATCGAGGTTCTCGCGTACGACGTTCCTGCCGGCCTCGGAAGCTACACGCAGTGGGATCGGCGCCTCGACGGACTTCTCGCCCAGGCGATCCTGTCGATTCCCGCAATCAAGGGTGTGGAGGTGGGAGACGCCTACGAGCAGGCGAGTGTGCGGGGGTCGGATGCGCACGACGAGATCATCCCGGGCTACGGACGGGCCACCAATCGCGCAGGCGGAGTCGAAGGAGGGACGAGCAACGGCCAGCCGATCCGCGTGCGGGCGGCGATGAAGCCGCTCCCCACCCTGATGCAGCCGCTCGCCAGTGTCGATGTGGCCACGGGGCAGACGGTCCCTGCACTGCGGGAGCGTTCCGACGTCTGCGCCGTGCCTGCCGCAGCGGTCGTTGCAGAGCAGATGGTGGCGATCATCCTGGCCCAGGAGGCGCAGCGAGCGTTCGGAGGAGCGACGGTGGCAGACATGCAAGCCGCCGCGAACGCGTACCGTCGCCGGCTCACGGAGTTCTGA